From one Amycolatopsis sp. FDAARGOS 1241 genomic stretch:
- a CDS encoding cytochrome P450 produces the protein MTTAGELELPVARKCPFAPPEEYTQIREEQPITRVRIPDGKQAWVVSRHEDVRTVLNDRRFSSDRFNENFPVLVKGGNVFRRSDAERTMITMDAPEHGPARKAVLGEFTVKRVTAMRPRIQEIVDGLIDDILAAEQPVDLVEMLSLPVPSLVICELLGVPYEDHGFFQENTAKLLKRTVGFEDRQAAFERVRGYLDRLVTAKEAEPGDDLLGRQIVKLREEGTYDHRAVVGLAFLLLVAGHETTANMISLGTVGLLENPDQLAAIKADPGKTLDAVEELLRYFTIVDTATARVAVADVEIGGVTIRAGDGVLALGYTANWDPAVFDEPEKLDLTRRARHHVAFGFGPHQCLGQNLARTELQIVFDTLFRRIPTLKLAVDVDDLPFKEDASIYGLYRLPVSW, from the coding sequence ATGACCACAGCCGGCGAGCTCGAGCTGCCGGTGGCGCGCAAGTGCCCGTTCGCACCGCCCGAGGAGTACACGCAGATCCGCGAGGAACAGCCGATCACGCGCGTGCGGATCCCCGACGGCAAACAGGCCTGGGTCGTTTCGCGGCACGAGGACGTGCGGACGGTGCTCAACGACCGCCGCTTCTCCTCTGACCGCTTCAACGAGAACTTCCCCGTGCTCGTCAAGGGCGGCAACGTGTTCCGGCGGTCCGACGCCGAGCGCACGATGATCACGATGGACGCGCCCGAACACGGTCCGGCGCGCAAGGCCGTGCTGGGCGAGTTCACCGTCAAGCGCGTCACGGCGATGCGGCCGCGGATCCAGGAGATCGTCGACGGGCTGATCGACGACATCCTGGCCGCCGAACAGCCGGTCGACCTCGTCGAGATGCTGTCGCTGCCGGTGCCCTCGCTCGTGATCTGCGAACTGCTGGGCGTGCCGTACGAGGACCACGGCTTCTTCCAGGAGAACACGGCGAAGCTGCTCAAGCGCACGGTCGGGTTCGAGGACCGGCAGGCGGCGTTCGAGCGCGTGCGCGGTTACCTCGACCGGCTCGTCACGGCCAAGGAAGCCGAACCGGGTGACGACCTGCTCGGCCGCCAGATCGTGAAGCTGCGCGAAGAGGGGACGTATGACCACCGCGCCGTGGTGGGGCTGGCGTTCCTGCTGCTCGTCGCCGGCCACGAGACCACGGCGAACATGATCTCGCTGGGCACGGTCGGCCTGCTGGAGAACCCCGACCAGCTCGCAGCGATCAAGGCCGACCCCGGCAAGACGCTCGACGCCGTCGAGGAACTGCTGCGCTACTTCACGATCGTCGACACGGCCACCGCGCGCGTCGCGGTGGCGGACGTCGAGATCGGCGGCGTCACCATCCGGGCAGGAGACGGCGTGCTCGCGCTCGGTTACACCGCCAACTGGGACCCCGCGGTGTTCGACGAACCGGAGAAGCTGGACCTCACGCGCAGGGCGCGCCACCACGTGGCGTTCGGGTTCGGGCCGCACCAGTGCTTGGGCCAGAACCTCGCGCGCACCGAACTGCAGATCGTGTTCGACACGCTGTTCCGCCGCATCCCCACGCTCAAGCTCGCCGTGGACGTCGACGACCTGCCCTTCAAGGAAGACGCGTCGATCTACGGCCTGTACCGGCTGCCGGTGAGCTGGTGA
- a CDS encoding cytochrome P450: MTTMEELPVARKCPFAPPEEYTATREEAPIHRVKIPDGKQAWVVSRHEDVRAVLNDPRFSADRFNPDFPTLVPGGNVTRRTEAERTMLAMDAPQHGPERKAVLGEFTVKRVGELKPRIQEIVDGLIDDILASDQPVDLVETLSLPVPSLVICELLGVPYEDHEFFQENTKQLIKRATTAEARRAAFERVQSYLADLIATKETDPGDDLLGRQIVKRREEGTYDRAKLVSLAFLLLAAGHETTANMISLGTVAFLHNPDQLALIKADPAKTLPAVEELLRYFSIVDNTARLAKEDVEVGGVTIKAGEGVVLMAYAANWDPDVFADSAAFDIERGARHHVAFGFGPHQCLGQNLARTELQIVFDTLFRRIPTLKLAKEVEDLPFKDDALIYGLYELPVTW, encoded by the coding sequence ATGACCACGATGGAGGAGCTCCCGGTCGCCCGGAAGTGCCCCTTCGCGCCGCCCGAGGAGTACACGGCCACGCGCGAAGAGGCGCCGATCCACCGGGTGAAGATCCCGGACGGCAAACAAGCCTGGGTGGTCTCGCGGCACGAGGATGTGCGGGCCGTGCTCAACGACCCGCGCTTCTCCGCCGACCGGTTCAACCCGGACTTCCCGACGCTCGTGCCCGGGGGGAACGTCACCCGCCGCACCGAGGCCGAGCGCACGATGCTGGCGATGGACGCGCCGCAGCACGGTCCGGAGCGCAAGGCGGTGCTCGGGGAGTTCACCGTCAAGCGCGTCGGCGAGCTGAAGCCGCGGATCCAGGAGATCGTCGACGGGCTGATCGACGACATCCTCGCTTCCGACCAGCCGGTCGACCTCGTCGAGACGCTGTCGCTGCCGGTGCCGTCGCTCGTGATCTGCGAACTGCTCGGCGTGCCCTACGAGGACCACGAGTTCTTCCAGGAGAACACCAAGCAGCTGATCAAGCGCGCCACCACCGCCGAAGCACGGCGGGCCGCGTTCGAGCGCGTGCAGTCCTACCTCGCAGACCTGATCGCCACGAAGGAAACCGATCCCGGCGACGACCTCCTCGGACGGCAGATCGTCAAGCGGCGCGAGGAAGGCACGTACGATCGGGCGAAGCTGGTGAGCCTCGCGTTCCTGCTGCTCGCGGCGGGGCACGAGACCACGGCGAACATGATCTCGCTCGGCACCGTCGCGTTCCTGCACAACCCCGACCAGCTGGCGCTGATCAAGGCCGACCCGGCCAAGACGCTGCCCGCCGTCGAGGAACTGCTGCGCTACTTCTCGATCGTGGACAACACCGCGCGCCTGGCGAAGGAGGACGTCGAAGTCGGCGGCGTCACGATCAAGGCCGGCGAAGGCGTGGTGCTCATGGCGTACGCGGCGAACTGGGATCCGGACGTGTTCGCTGACTCGGCGGCGTTCGACATCGAGCGCGGCGCGCGCCACCACGTCGCGTTCGGGTTCGGGCCGCACCAGTGCTTGGGCCAGAACCTCGCGCGCACCGAACTGCAGATCGTGTTCGACACCCTGTTCCGCCGCATCCCGACGCTGAAGCTCGCCAAGGAAGTCGAGGACCTACCGTTCAAGGACGACGCCCTCATCTACGGCCTCTACGAGCTGCCCGTCACCTGGTGA
- a CDS encoding carbohydrate ABC transporter permease — protein MAILFVVPLLWMILTAFKQESDAYTDPPKLFFSPTFDQISGVLKGGFVPYLANSAFVTIISTLLVLLLGIPAAYALSLAPVKKTKNALSFFLSTKMLPIVAAIIPLYVISQNTDLLDTVWALIILYTSMNLPLAIWMMRSFFLEVPGEMIEAAHIDGATLPTLLRKIIMPVVAPGIAATALICVIFSWTEFFYAVNLTAARAGTVPVFLVGFITSEGLYWAQLSAAALLASLPVMIVGWFAQNHLVRGLSMGAVK, from the coding sequence CTGGCGATCCTGTTCGTCGTCCCGCTGCTGTGGATGATTCTCACGGCGTTCAAGCAGGAGTCCGATGCCTACACCGACCCGCCGAAGCTCTTCTTCAGCCCGACGTTCGACCAGATCTCCGGTGTGCTCAAGGGCGGCTTCGTGCCGTACCTGGCGAATTCGGCGTTCGTCACGATCATCTCGACGCTGCTGGTGCTGCTGCTCGGCATCCCGGCCGCGTACGCGCTGTCGCTGGCGCCGGTGAAGAAGACGAAGAACGCGCTCAGCTTCTTCCTGTCCACGAAGATGCTGCCGATCGTCGCGGCGATCATCCCGCTGTACGTGATCTCGCAGAACACCGACCTGCTCGACACGGTGTGGGCGCTGATCATCCTGTACACGTCGATGAATCTGCCGCTCGCGATCTGGATGATGCGCTCGTTCTTCCTCGAGGTGCCCGGCGAGATGATCGAGGCCGCGCACATCGACGGCGCCACCCTGCCGACGCTGCTGCGCAAGATCATCATGCCGGTGGTCGCGCCCGGCATCGCCGCGACCGCGCTGATCTGCGTGATCTTCTCCTGGACGGAGTTCTTCTACGCGGTCAACCTCACGGCCGCCCGCGCCGGCACCGTGCCGGTGTTCCTGGTCGGCTTCATCACGAGTGAAGGCCTCTACTGGGCCCAGCTTTCCGCCGCCGCGCTGCTGGCTTCGCTGCCGGTGATGATCGTCGGGTGGTTCGCGCAGAACCACCTGGTGCGCGGCCTGTCCATGGGAGCGGTGAAGTAA
- a CDS encoding carbohydrate ABC transporter permease — protein sequence MSTISVPAGAAPVTTRTSTAKKATGTAGKRRLPLLPALIFVIAVTQIPFLLTIYYSFQSWNLVRPVSRHFVGLRNYADVFTDSTFLGALLNTVVLTVVCVFVSLLLGLGLAILLDRKFAGRGFVRTLLITPFLILPAAGALLWKTTMFDPTYGLLHFVFGTDVDWLSQFPLAAVMAQIIWQWTPFMMLLTLAGLQSQSKEVLEAASVDGASRWRTFYSITLPHLSRFLQLATLLGAIYIVNSFDAIFLMTQGGPGTASTNLPFYIYQRAFEGFDIGQSSAMGVVVVIITMIVATFALRLMFRAFSVDGGTK from the coding sequence ATGAGTACGATCTCGGTCCCCGCCGGCGCCGCGCCGGTCACCACCCGCACGAGCACCGCCAAGAAGGCCACCGGCACTGCCGGGAAGCGGCGGCTGCCGCTGCTGCCCGCGCTGATCTTCGTGATCGCGGTGACGCAGATCCCGTTCCTGCTCACCATCTACTACTCGTTCCAGTCGTGGAACCTGGTGCGCCCTGTCTCCCGGCACTTCGTCGGGCTCCGCAACTACGCCGACGTCTTCACCGATTCGACGTTCCTCGGCGCGCTGCTCAACACCGTGGTGCTCACCGTGGTGTGCGTGTTCGTGTCGCTGCTGCTCGGGCTCGGGCTCGCGATCCTGCTGGACCGCAAGTTCGCCGGCCGCGGTTTCGTGCGCACGCTGCTGATCACGCCGTTCCTGATCCTCCCCGCGGCGGGCGCGCTGCTGTGGAAGACCACGATGTTCGACCCGACGTACGGCCTGCTGCACTTCGTGTTCGGCACCGACGTCGACTGGCTCTCGCAGTTCCCGCTCGCCGCGGTGATGGCGCAGATCATCTGGCAGTGGACGCCGTTCATGATGCTGCTGACGCTGGCCGGGCTGCAGAGCCAGTCGAAGGAGGTGCTGGAGGCGGCTTCCGTCGACGGCGCGAGCCGCTGGCGCACGTTCTACTCCATCACGCTGCCGCACCTGTCGCGGTTCCTGCAGTTGGCAACGCTGCTGGGCGCGATCTACATCGTGAACAGCTTCGACGCGATCTTCCTGATGACACAGGGCGGACCGGGCACGGCCAGCACCAACCTGCCGTTCTACATCTACCAGCGCGCGTTCGAGGGCTTCGACATCGGCCAGTCGTCGGCGATGGGCGTGGTCGTCGTGATCATCACGATGATCGTCGCGACCTTCGCCCTGCGCCTGATGTTCCGCGCGTTCTCCGTGGACGGAGGCACGAAGTGA
- a CDS encoding TetR/AcrR family transcriptional regulator — MPTGVHLRDVRTQLFDAAERVLLRGGPSALTSRAVTDEAGCAKGVLHKHFTDFDGFLAELVLDRIAQVQARSETLVAQAGTGSVVDTVADVLTEVFSSVAVSVVALITFRDGLRARLRAARPGPGVPLATDAARMLARYLTAERDLGRLSADADVDTLAPTLVGAGHLLFADRSGDEAALRPMVASVLSPVLE, encoded by the coding sequence TTGCCGACCGGGGTCCACCTGCGCGACGTGCGCACTCAGCTGTTCGACGCCGCCGAGCGCGTGCTGCTGCGCGGCGGCCCGAGCGCCCTCACGAGCCGTGCCGTGACCGACGAGGCCGGCTGCGCGAAAGGCGTGCTGCACAAGCACTTCACCGACTTCGACGGATTCCTCGCCGAGCTCGTGCTCGACCGCATCGCCCAGGTCCAGGCACGCTCGGAGACCCTCGTCGCGCAGGCCGGTACCGGGTCGGTGGTCGACACCGTGGCCGACGTGCTCACGGAGGTCTTCTCGTCCGTGGCCGTCTCCGTCGTCGCGCTCATCACCTTCCGCGACGGGCTGCGCGCCCGCTTGCGCGCAGCCCGGCCCGGCCCCGGGGTGCCGCTGGCGACGGACGCCGCGCGGATGCTGGCCCGCTACCTGACCGCGGAACGCGACCTCGGCCGGTTGTCCGCGGACGCCGACGTCGACACCCTCGCCCCCACGCTGGTCGGCGCGGGTCACCTGCTCTTCGCGGACCGATCCGGCGACGAAGCAGCGCTGCGGCCCATGGTCGCGTCGGTGCTGTCACCCGTGCTCGAGTGA
- a CDS encoding ferredoxin — translation MKIIADTGKCVGAGQCVLTEPALFDQSEDDGTVIVLNETPEGELVDKAREAVNVCPSQALSLQE, via the coding sequence ATGAAGATCATCGCGGACACCGGCAAGTGCGTCGGCGCCGGCCAGTGCGTGCTCACCGAACCCGCCCTGTTCGACCAGAGCGAGGACGACGGCACGGTCATCGTCCTGAACGAGACGCCCGAAGGTGAACTGGTGGACAAGGCGCGCGAGGCCGTGAACGTCTGCCCCAGCCAGGCGCTTTCGCTGCAGGAGTGA
- a CDS encoding sugar ABC transporter substrate-binding protein, whose product MRKLLCLLAATALFVTGCAGAGSFGNGGRTLVIAIVSNPQMKDAISLSGEFEKANPGVHLKFVSLPENEARAKITASTATQGGEFDVVMISNYEAPQWAANGWLDNLEPHMKATPGYDENDFIPSIRQSLSYQNQMYAVPFYGESSFVVYRKDLFQKAGITMPAHPTWQQIADYAAKLDDKAAGVSGICLRGKPGWGESLAPFTTVANTFGAQWFDKDWNAKLTSPEFTQAANFYVNLVREHGEVGASSAGFSECGTRYAQGQAAMWYDATSMTGTTEDPSSSKVVGKNGYAPAPVEKTQASGWLYTWALGIPKVAKDSGAAWKFMAWMTDKAYGKKVGEAYGWNRVPPGTRQSTYEIPQYRDAAKAYAQPTLDGIADANQQKAMVNPVPYPGIQFVGIPEFQDLGTRVSQQLSAAIAGQTSVADALAQSQKYAATVGKSYQEVQG is encoded by the coding sequence GTGCGTAAGCTCCTGTGCCTCCTTGCCGCAACAGCGTTGTTCGTCACGGGATGCGCCGGAGCCGGATCGTTCGGCAACGGTGGGCGGACGCTCGTCATCGCGATCGTCTCGAACCCCCAGATGAAGGACGCCATCTCGCTCTCCGGTGAGTTCGAGAAGGCGAACCCGGGCGTGCACCTCAAGTTCGTCTCCCTCCCGGAGAACGAGGCGCGCGCGAAGATCACCGCGTCCACCGCCACCCAGGGCGGCGAGTTCGACGTGGTGATGATCAGCAACTACGAAGCCCCGCAGTGGGCGGCCAACGGCTGGCTCGACAACCTCGAACCGCACATGAAGGCCACCCCGGGCTACGACGAGAACGACTTCATCCCCAGCATCCGCCAGTCGCTGTCGTACCAGAACCAGATGTACGCGGTGCCCTTCTACGGCGAGTCGTCCTTCGTCGTCTACCGCAAGGACCTGTTCCAGAAGGCCGGGATCACCATGCCGGCGCACCCCACGTGGCAGCAGATCGCCGACTACGCGGCGAAACTCGACGACAAGGCGGCCGGCGTGTCCGGCATCTGCCTGCGCGGCAAGCCCGGCTGGGGCGAGAGCCTCGCGCCGTTCACCACGGTCGCCAACACCTTCGGCGCGCAGTGGTTCGACAAGGACTGGAACGCGAAGCTCACCAGCCCCGAGTTCACGCAGGCGGCGAACTTCTACGTGAACCTCGTGCGCGAGCACGGCGAGGTCGGCGCCTCCAGCGCCGGGTTCTCCGAGTGCGGCACGCGCTACGCCCAGGGCCAGGCCGCGATGTGGTACGACGCCACGTCGATGACCGGCACCACCGAGGACCCCTCCAGCAGCAAGGTCGTCGGCAAGAACGGCTACGCGCCGGCTCCCGTCGAGAAGACGCAGGCCAGCGGCTGGCTCTACACGTGGGCGCTGGGGATCCCGAAGGTCGCCAAGGACTCCGGCGCCGCCTGGAAGTTCATGGCCTGGATGACCGACAAGGCGTACGGGAAGAAGGTCGGCGAGGCCTACGGCTGGAACCGCGTGCCGCCGGGCACCCGCCAGTCGACGTACGAGATCCCGCAGTACCGCGACGCGGCGAAGGCGTACGCCCAGCCGACGCTCGACGGGATCGCCGACGCCAACCAGCAGAAGGCGATGGTGAACCCGGTGCCCTACCCGGGCATCCAGTTCGTGGGGATCCCTGAGTTCCAGGACCTCGGCACCCGCGTCAGCCAGCAGTTGTCCGCGGCGATCGCGGGCCAGACCTCCGTGGCGGACGCCTTGGCGCAATCCCAGAAGTACGCCGCAACGGTTGGCAAGTCCTACCAGGAGGTGCAGGGATGA
- a CDS encoding zinc-dependent alcohol dehydrogenase family protein: MRAAIVDRPGEIRVGDVPDPKPGERQVVVKVGACGICGTDLHIADGHFPPTPYPIVPGHEFAGEIVELGADVPAEWKVGDRVAVDPSIYCGYCTPCRSGHGNLCANWNATGDTVNGAFAEYVAVPADTCHKMPDSLTWEQGALVEPVSCAVHGVRRIGVEAGERFLVVGAGTMGLIMQQLLQRAGAHVTVVDRNASRLPRATELGAAAVAEDVSALDGELYDAAVDCTGAAPAIESAFDALRRGGRLLVFGVAPAEARVALSPFRIYNDEITIVGSMAVLNSYGKALDLVANGFIDTGALITDTLPLEQYPEALAKMRSGSGLKIQVLPGGGRA; this comes from the coding sequence ATGCGTGCCGCGATCGTGGACCGGCCCGGTGAGATCCGGGTCGGCGACGTGCCCGATCCGAAGCCAGGAGAGCGCCAGGTGGTCGTGAAGGTCGGCGCCTGCGGCATCTGCGGGACTGACCTGCACATCGCCGACGGGCACTTCCCGCCAACCCCGTACCCGATCGTCCCCGGCCACGAGTTCGCCGGCGAGATCGTCGAGCTCGGCGCCGACGTGCCGGCCGAGTGGAAGGTCGGCGACCGCGTGGCCGTCGACCCGTCGATCTACTGCGGGTACTGCACGCCGTGCCGCTCGGGCCACGGCAACCTCTGCGCCAACTGGAACGCGACCGGCGACACCGTCAACGGCGCTTTCGCCGAGTACGTCGCCGTACCCGCGGACACCTGCCACAAGATGCCCGACTCGCTCACGTGGGAGCAGGGCGCGCTCGTGGAACCCGTCTCGTGCGCCGTGCACGGCGTGCGCCGCATCGGCGTCGAGGCCGGCGAACGCTTCCTCGTGGTCGGCGCCGGCACCATGGGCCTGATCATGCAGCAGCTGCTGCAGCGCGCGGGCGCCCACGTGACGGTCGTCGACCGCAACGCGAGCCGCCTGCCGCGCGCCACCGAGCTCGGCGCCGCCGCCGTCGCCGAGGACGTGTCCGCTTTGGACGGTGAGCTCTACGACGCCGCCGTCGACTGCACGGGCGCCGCGCCCGCCATCGAGTCGGCCTTCGACGCCCTGCGCCGCGGCGGCCGCCTGCTCGTGTTCGGCGTCGCCCCCGCCGAGGCCCGCGTGGCGCTCTCGCCCTTCCGCATCTACAACGACGAGATCACCATCGTCGGCTCGATGGCCGTGCTCAACAGCTACGGCAAGGCCCTCGACCTCGTGGCGAACGGGTTCATCGACACCGGCGCGCTGATCACCGACACGCTGCCGCTCGAGCAGTACCCCGAGGCGCTGGCCAAGATGCGCAGCGGCTCGGGCCTCAAGATCCAGGTGCTCCCCGGAGGTGGCCGTGCGTAA
- a CDS encoding bifunctional 2-polyprenyl-6-hydroxyphenol methylase/3-demethylubiquinol 3-O-methyltransferase UbiG, whose amino-acid sequence MPTLPDPRQLKQTAQSFGVDVQRYDRARPGYPAELIDRLADAGREIVDVGCGTGIAARQLRERGCAVLGVEPDERMAEFARIQGIDVEVATFEQWDAKGRTFDAVVAGQAWHWVDPAQGARKAAEVLKPGGLLGLFWHLFVPPEDIAAVFGEAFRRAVPDSPIKADRAPTRDAYRPVVENSLAGSDFDGLEEHFYEWQHHYTRDEYLDLLPTQGGLTRVSDEQRAAVLTAVGAAIDARGGQFTCDYTTVLFTAGKR is encoded by the coding sequence ATGCCCACTTTACCGGATCCGCGTCAGTTGAAGCAGACCGCCCAGTCGTTCGGCGTCGACGTGCAGCGTTACGACCGCGCGCGACCCGGGTATCCGGCGGAGTTGATCGACCGCCTCGCGGACGCCGGGCGGGAAATCGTCGACGTCGGCTGCGGCACGGGCATCGCCGCCCGTCAGCTGCGGGAACGGGGCTGCGCGGTGCTCGGTGTCGAACCCGACGAGCGCATGGCCGAGTTCGCGCGAATCCAGGGCATCGACGTCGAGGTAGCCACGTTCGAACAGTGGGACGCGAAGGGCCGCACGTTCGACGCCGTCGTCGCCGGTCAGGCGTGGCACTGGGTCGATCCGGCTCAAGGCGCCCGGAAAGCGGCGGAAGTGCTCAAGCCCGGGGGCTTGCTGGGGCTCTTCTGGCACCTGTTCGTGCCGCCCGAGGACATCGCGGCGGTGTTCGGCGAAGCGTTCCGCAGGGCCGTGCCGGACTCGCCGATCAAGGCAGACCGCGCGCCCACTCGCGACGCCTACCGGCCGGTGGTCGAAAACTCGCTGGCCGGAAGCGATTTCGATGGGCTCGAAGAGCATTTCTACGAGTGGCAGCACCACTACACCCGCGACGAGTACCTCGACCTGCTCCCCACCCAGGGCGGCCTCACCCGCGTCTCGGACGAACAGCGAGCCGCGGTCCTGACCGCCGTGGGCGCCGCGATCGACGCCCGCGGCGGTCAGTTCACCTGCGACTACACGACGGTGCTGTTCACCGCCGGGAAGCGGTGA
- a CDS encoding cytochrome P450, with amino-acid sequence MTEVAEPELASFPMTRTCPFAPPPEYERFEDERAKFVQLDSGQHAWVFTKHEDVRAMLNDPRFSSNRFNPGFPILFRDGAPRRERKLNPSLINMDAPEHGPARREVVGEFTVKRMKALQPRIQEIVDEHVDAMLAGDQPADLVSALSLPVPSLVICEQLGVPYADHEFFQKHSSRILSREISSDERLESVLALEDYLDELVTAKEANPTDDLLGRQITKRREEGEYDHKDLVSLAFLLLIAGHETTANMISLGTVALLENPDQLAAIKADPGKTLDAVEELLRYFTIAEFATTRVATEDVEIAGVTVRAGQGVLGLSYAANFDAEAFPEPAKLDITRGGRKHVAFGFGAHQCLGQNLARMELQIVFDTLFRRIPTLKLAVPVEQLPFKHDSAIFGLHCLPVTW; translated from the coding sequence ATGACCGAAGTTGCCGAACCCGAGCTCGCCAGCTTCCCGATGACCCGCACCTGCCCGTTCGCTCCACCACCGGAGTACGAACGCTTCGAGGACGAACGGGCGAAGTTCGTCCAGCTCGACTCCGGCCAGCACGCCTGGGTGTTCACGAAGCACGAAGACGTGCGCGCGATGCTGAACGACCCCCGGTTCAGCTCCAACCGCTTCAACCCCGGCTTCCCGATCCTGTTCCGCGACGGCGCGCCGCGGCGCGAGCGCAAGCTCAACCCGTCGCTGATCAACATGGACGCGCCGGAGCACGGGCCCGCGCGGCGCGAGGTCGTCGGCGAGTTCACCGTGAAGCGGATGAAGGCGCTACAGCCGCGCATCCAGGAGATCGTCGACGAGCACGTGGACGCGATGCTGGCCGGGGACCAGCCCGCGGACCTCGTCTCGGCCCTGTCGCTGCCGGTCCCCTCGCTCGTGATCTGCGAGCAGCTCGGCGTGCCCTACGCCGACCACGAGTTCTTCCAGAAGCACAGCTCACGCATCCTCAGCCGCGAAATCAGCTCCGACGAGCGGCTCGAATCCGTGCTCGCGCTCGAGGACTACCTCGACGAGCTGGTCACGGCCAAGGAAGCGAACCCGACCGACGACCTGCTCGGCCGCCAGATCACCAAGAGGCGCGAAGAGGGCGAGTACGACCACAAGGACCTCGTGTCGCTCGCGTTCCTGCTGCTCATCGCCGGCCACGAGACCACGGCGAACATGATCTCGCTGGGCACGGTCGCGCTGCTGGAGAACCCGGACCAGCTCGCCGCGATCAAGGCCGACCCCGGCAAGACCCTTGACGCCGTCGAGGAACTGCTGCGCTACTTCACCATCGCCGAGTTCGCGACCACCCGCGTCGCGACCGAGGACGTGGAGATCGCGGGCGTCACGGTCCGCGCCGGCCAGGGCGTGCTCGGCCTCAGCTACGCCGCGAACTTCGACGCGGAAGCCTTCCCCGAGCCCGCAAAGCTCGACATCACGCGTGGCGGCCGCAAGCACGTGGCGTTCGGCTTCGGCGCCCACCAGTGCCTCGGCCAGAACCTCGCGCGCATGGAGCTGCAGATCGTGTTCGACACGCTGTTCCGCCGCATCCCCACGCTCAAGCTGGCCGTCCCGGTCGAGCAGCTGCCGTTCAAGCACGACTCCGCGATCTTCGGTCTCCACTGTCTGCCCGTCACCTGGTGA
- a CDS encoding ABC transporter ATP-binding protein has translation MSAGVRYEQASRIYPGGVRAVDKLDLEVPDGEFLVLVGPSGSGKSTALRMLAGQEDIDEGAIRIGDRDVTELPPKDRDIAMVFQSYALYPHMTVAGNMGFALKLRGMSSAEITSRVAEAARLLDLTKYLERKPRALSGGQRQRVAMGRAIVREPSVFLMDEPLSNLDAKLRVETRANIAALQRRLGTTTIYVTHDQVEAMTMGDRVAVLKDGVLQQCDTPRALYDTPANAFVAGFIGSPAMNLATLPLVPGGVQLADVVVPVPADVVSSARSRGLSEVIFGIRPESLRLVGEAEDGFQLVVELVEELGADACLHGKVGDDRFVVRVDGRTPPRIGDNVRVGLRGEGETHSFDPSTSERL, from the coding sequence ATGTCCGCTGGAGTTCGCTACGAACAGGCTTCGCGTATCTACCCGGGTGGGGTGCGCGCCGTCGACAAGCTCGACCTGGAGGTGCCCGACGGTGAGTTCCTGGTGCTCGTCGGCCCGTCGGGGTCCGGCAAGTCCACGGCGCTGCGCATGCTCGCCGGGCAGGAGGACATCGACGAGGGCGCGATCCGCATCGGCGACCGCGACGTCACCGAGCTGCCGCCGAAGGACCGCGACATCGCGATGGTGTTCCAGTCCTACGCGCTCTACCCGCACATGACGGTGGCCGGCAACATGGGCTTCGCGTTGAAGCTGCGCGGGATGTCGTCGGCGGAGATCACGTCGCGCGTGGCGGAGGCCGCTCGCCTGCTGGACCTCACGAAGTACCTGGAACGCAAACCGCGCGCGTTGTCCGGCGGTCAGCGCCAGCGCGTGGCGATGGGCCGGGCCATCGTGCGCGAGCCGAGCGTGTTCCTGATGGACGAACCTCTGTCCAATTTGGACGCGAAACTGCGCGTGGAGACGCGCGCCAACATCGCGGCCCTGCAGCGCCGGCTCGGCACGACGACCATCTACGTCACCCACGACCAGGTCGAGGCCATGACGATGGGCGACCGGGTGGCCGTGCTCAAGGACGGCGTGCTGCAGCAGTGCGACACGCCGCGGGCCCTCTACGACACACCGGCCAACGCGTTCGTGGCCGGCTTCATCGGCTCACCGGCGATGAACCTCGCGACGCTGCCGCTGGTGCCGGGTGGGGTCCAGCTCGCGGACGTCGTGGTGCCGGTGCCGGCGGACGTGGTGTCGTCGGCGCGCTCCCGCGGGTTGTCCGAGGTGATCTTCGGGATCCGGCCCGAGTCGTTGCGGCTGGTCGGGGAGGCCGAGGACGGCTTCCAGCTCGTGGTGGAGCTGGTCGAGGAACTCGGTGCGGATGCCTGCCTCCACGGCAAGGTGGGCGACGACCGGTTCGTGGTCCGCGTGGACGGGCGCACGCCGCCGCGGATCGGCGACAACGTGCGGGTCGGCTTGCGCGGGGAAGGCGAGACGCACTCGTTCGACCCGTCGACGTCAGAACGCCTCTGA